The following are encoded in a window of Polynucleobacter sp. AP-Kolm-20A-A1 genomic DNA:
- a CDS encoding Fe-S cluster assembly transcription factor gives MRLTTKGRFAVTAMIDLALRETHGPVTLAGISQRQKISLSYLEQLFGKLRRFNIVESTRGPGGGYTLARPSSEVSVADIIVAVDEPLDATQCGGKGNCHTDEENHGRCMTHDLWSNLNSKMVEYLSSVSLKDLVQQQEGRGIVIQDMRQKKIKVESTKADKPAPALAAKKEAAPKAPLVNSVFNLARQS, from the coding sequence ATGAGACTTACAACCAAAGGTCGTTTTGCAGTAACCGCAATGATTGATTTAGCCCTGCGTGAAACGCATGGCCCCGTAACTTTGGCCGGAATTAGCCAAAGACAAAAGATTTCCCTTTCCTACCTCGAGCAATTGTTCGGCAAGCTACGCCGTTTCAATATTGTTGAAAGTACTCGTGGCCCAGGCGGTGGTTACACCCTGGCGCGACCATCCTCTGAAGTGAGTGTTGCTGACATCATCGTCGCGGTAGATGAGCCCCTTGATGCAACTCAGTGTGGTGGCAAAGGCAACTGCCATACCGATGAAGAAAATCATGGCCGTTGTATGACGCATGATCTGTGGAGCAATCTCAATTCAAAAATGGTTGAGTACCTCAGTTCGGTGAGCTTGAAAGATTTGGTTCAGCAACAAGAAGGGCGCGGCATTGTCATTCAAGATATGCGCCAAAAGAAAATCAAAGTTGAAAGTACTAAAGCAGATAAACCTGCTCCAGCGCTTGCAGCCAAAAAAGAAGCAGCCCCTAAAGCGCCATTAGTGAATTCCGTATTCAATTTGGCGCGACAAAGTTAA
- a CDS encoding IscS subfamily cysteine desulfurase, which translates to MNAPKDLPQQPVPMFSPKHFPVYMDYSATTPIDPRVVDKMLPYLREQFGNAASRSHAYGWAAEEAVEWARSEVAQLVHADPREIVFTSGATESINLALKGAAHFYKERGNHIITVKTEHKATLDTCRELEREGFEVTYLDVLPNGLIDFAQLETAMKPGTILASVMYVNNEIGVVQDIPAIGELCRSRGVIFHVDAAQATGKVEIDLDKIKVDLMSFSAHKTYGPKGIGALFVRRKPRIRIEAQIHGGGHERGMRSGTLAVHQIVGMGEAFRIARVEMAEENKRIRALRDRLLNGLKDIEEVYVNGDMDDRVPHNLNISFNYVEGESMLMALKDLAISSGSACTSASLEPSYVLRALGRNDELAHSSIRFTLGRFTTEEEVDFTIKLVKEKIAKLRELSPLWEMYKDGIDISTIQWAAH; encoded by the coding sequence ATGAACGCCCCAAAAGATCTGCCACAACAACCGGTTCCGATGTTTAGCCCTAAACACTTTCCTGTGTATATGGACTACTCAGCTACAACACCGATTGATCCCCGTGTGGTCGATAAGATGTTGCCTTATTTGCGTGAGCAATTTGGTAATGCCGCATCACGAAGCCATGCTTATGGCTGGGCTGCAGAAGAGGCGGTGGAGTGGGCGCGTTCAGAGGTTGCCCAATTAGTACACGCTGACCCAAGAGAGATTGTTTTTACCAGTGGCGCCACTGAAAGTATTAACTTGGCACTCAAGGGCGCGGCGCATTTTTATAAAGAGCGTGGCAATCACATCATTACCGTGAAGACTGAGCACAAAGCAACTTTAGATACCTGCCGTGAATTAGAGCGTGAAGGTTTTGAGGTTACTTACTTAGATGTTTTGCCGAATGGTTTGATCGATTTTGCGCAGTTAGAGACTGCGATGAAGCCAGGAACAATTTTGGCTTCAGTGATGTATGTCAATAATGAGATCGGTGTAGTGCAAGACATTCCCGCTATTGGTGAGTTGTGTCGTTCACGTGGTGTGATTTTCCATGTGGATGCTGCGCAAGCCACTGGCAAGGTAGAAATCGATTTAGATAAGATCAAAGTTGATCTCATGAGTTTTTCTGCCCATAAGACTTATGGGCCTAAAGGTATTGGCGCTTTGTTTGTCCGTCGTAAGCCGCGTATTCGTATTGAGGCTCAGATTCATGGCGGTGGTCATGAGCGTGGCATGCGTTCTGGTACCTTGGCGGTTCACCAAATCGTAGGCATGGGTGAGGCTTTCCGTATTGCCCGTGTTGAGATGGCTGAAGAAAACAAGCGTATCCGTGCATTGCGTGATCGTTTGTTAAATGGCCTCAAAGATATTGAAGAGGTTTATGTCAATGGCGACATGGATGATCGTGTTCCGCACAACCTGAACATTAGCTTTAACTATGTTGAAGGCGAATCTATGTTGATGGCCTTGAAGGATCTCGCGATCTCTTCTGGTTCAGCATGTACCTCTGCCTCTTTAGAGCCTTCATACGTTTTGCGCGCATTAGGCCGTAATGACGAGTTGGCACATAGCTCAATTCGCTTCACTTTGGGTCGCTTTACTACCGAAGAGGAAGTGGATTTCACTATCAAGTTGGTGAAAGAAAAGATTGCCAAGTTGCGTGAGTTATCGCCGCTTTGGGAAATGTACAAAGACGGAATCGACATCAGCACGATTCAATGGGCAGCACACTAA
- the iscU gene encoding Fe-S cluster assembly scaffold IscU yields the protein MAYSEKVIDHYENPRNVGSFEKGDDSVGTGMVGAPACGDVMKLQIRVNDQGVIEDAKFKTYGCGSAIASSSLVTEWVKGKTLDQALEIKNSLIAEELALPPVKIHCSILAEDAIKAAVADYKEKHPAK from the coding sequence ATGGCATATAGCGAAAAGGTCATCGACCATTATGAAAATCCCCGTAATGTTGGATCATTTGAAAAAGGTGATGACAGCGTAGGCACTGGCATGGTTGGCGCACCTGCATGTGGCGATGTCATGAAGTTGCAGATTCGTGTGAATGATCAAGGTGTAATCGAAGATGCTAAGTTCAAGACTTATGGCTGCGGCTCTGCGATTGCTTCATCTTCATTGGTAACCGAATGGGTTAAAGGCAAGACTTTGGATCAAGCATTAGAGATCAAGAACTCATTGATCGCTGAAGAGTTGGCGTTGCCACCAGTAAAGATTCACTGCTCTATTTTGGCGGAAGATGCTATTAAGGCGGCGGTTGCTGACTACAAAGAGAAGCATCCAGCGAAATAA
- the iscA gene encoding iron-sulfur cluster assembly protein IscA — MAITLTDKAAAHVNRNLEKRGKGCGLRLGVRTTGCSGLAYQLEYVDEPAAEDQVFESNGIKVFVDPKSLAYLDGTELDFVREGLNEGFKFQNPNVKDECGCGESFRV, encoded by the coding sequence ATGGCAATTACCTTAACTGATAAAGCAGCTGCACATGTCAACCGCAATCTAGAAAAGCGCGGTAAAGGGTGTGGCTTACGCTTGGGTGTCCGCACAACCGGTTGCTCTGGCTTGGCCTATCAACTTGAGTATGTTGATGAGCCGGCAGCAGAAGATCAGGTATTTGAATCTAATGGCATTAAGGTCTTTGTTGACCCAAAGAGCTTGGCTTATTTGGATGGTACAGAGCTAGACTTTGTGCGTGAGGGTTTGAACGAAGGGTTTAAGTTTCAAAATCCAAACGTAAAAGATGAGTGTGGTTGTGGCGAATCCTTCCGCGTCTGA
- the hscB gene encoding Fe-S protein assembly co-chaperone HscB: MANPSASDDYFRFFGLNQQFKIDLPALDQAYLAIQKEVHPDRHARGSDAEQRLAMQMATLANTALQTLKNPIQRGLYICQLHGVDAKLETNTAMPAAFLMKQMEWRENLDEQVEDLPALEALMSEVEQSKEDTVAEIAQAIDGAKNYERAAELLRGLLFIDKFAAELDDAISALV; the protein is encoded by the coding sequence GTGGCGAATCCTTCCGCGTCTGACGATTACTTTCGCTTCTTTGGTTTAAATCAGCAATTCAAAATCGATTTGCCTGCGCTAGATCAGGCATACCTGGCGATTCAAAAGGAAGTGCACCCTGATCGCCATGCTCGCGGTAGTGATGCAGAACAGCGCCTTGCGATGCAAATGGCCACCTTAGCCAATACCGCACTTCAAACCCTTAAGAATCCTATCCAACGCGGTCTTTATATATGCCAACTCCATGGCGTAGATGCGAAGTTGGAGACCAATACTGCTATGCCTGCTGCATTTTTGATGAAGCAGATGGAATGGCGCGAGAATTTAGATGAGCAAGTAGAGGATCTACCAGCTTTAGAAGCCCTCATGTCTGAGGTGGAGCAGTCCAAGGAAGATACTGTTGCCGAAATCGCCCAAGCCATTGATGGTGCCAAGAATTATGAGCGTGCAGCAGAACTGCTACGCGGTTTACTTTTTATTGATAAGTTCGCCGCAGAGCTTGATGATGCTATTTCCGCATTGGTATAG
- the hscA gene encoding Fe-S protein assembly chaperone HscA, protein MALLQISEPGKSLAPHQRRIAVGIDLGTTNSLVAIVRDALPKVLADAQGRELLPSVIRYLPNGRTQAGFEALESLVIDPKNTIVSVKRFMGRGLLDVEHIESAPYDFVDQPGMLKLRTVAGDKSPIEVSAEILARLRQLAEDSVNDEIVGAVITVPAYFDDAQRQATKDAAKLAGVEVLRLLNEPTAAAIAYGLDNASEGVYAVYDLGGGTFDISILRMSRGVFEVLSTGGDSALGGDDFDHRLYCWVIEQAKLPPLSIHDHRTLLQACKHAKEQLSHNPLARVHETLADGTVVNVGVSQAQFFEITQNLVTKTLMACKKALRDAGLKADDVKGVVMVGGSTRMPNVQRAVGELFGTQPLNNLNPDQVVALGAAMQADLLAGNQSKDDEWLLLDVIPLSLGIETMGGLVEKIIPRNTPIPVARAQDFTTFKDGQTALAVQVVQGERELAQDCRSLGKFELRGIPAMAAGAARIRVTFQVDADGLLSVSAIEQGSGVQASIDIKPSYGLTDAEITRMLQDGFASAKEDLLSRSLREEQVNAQRLLDAVQTALDSDRNLLNENEQAAIDREMAVLQKILNEEADSAIVRKAVDHAAKATDEFAQKRMNASIQKALSGKNVAEI, encoded by the coding sequence ATGGCCTTATTACAAATCTCTGAACCCGGTAAATCGCTAGCGCCTCATCAGCGCCGCATTGCGGTGGGTATTGATTTGGGAACCACCAATTCTTTAGTAGCCATTGTTCGTGATGCATTGCCTAAAGTGCTGGCTGATGCTCAAGGGCGCGAGCTATTACCTTCAGTCATTCGCTATTTGCCAAACGGCAGAACACAAGCAGGCTTCGAGGCGCTTGAGAGCCTGGTAATTGACCCTAAAAATACGATTGTTTCGGTAAAGCGTTTCATGGGTCGCGGTTTGTTGGATGTGGAACATATTGAAAGTGCTCCATATGATTTTGTCGATCAGCCTGGCATGCTTAAGCTGCGAACAGTTGCTGGTGATAAGAGTCCGATTGAGGTCTCTGCAGAAATTCTCGCGCGCTTGCGTCAGTTGGCTGAAGATTCGGTCAATGATGAAATCGTTGGCGCAGTGATTACTGTTCCAGCTTACTTTGATGATGCGCAACGTCAAGCAACAAAAGATGCTGCTAAGTTAGCGGGTGTTGAAGTGCTTCGTTTATTAAATGAGCCAACTGCCGCTGCGATTGCCTATGGTTTGGATAATGCCTCGGAAGGCGTCTACGCCGTATATGACTTAGGTGGTGGTACCTTTGATATCTCCATACTGCGTATGAGTAGAGGGGTATTTGAAGTTCTTTCTACTGGCGGTGACTCTGCTCTTGGCGGCGATGACTTCGATCACCGCTTGTACTGCTGGGTGATTGAGCAAGCTAAGCTGCCACCACTGTCTATTCATGACCACAGAACACTCTTGCAGGCTTGTAAGCATGCCAAAGAGCAGTTGAGTCATAACCCGTTGGCGCGCGTCCATGAGACGCTTGCCGATGGCACGGTAGTTAATGTTGGCGTAAGCCAGGCACAGTTCTTTGAGATTACCCAGAATTTAGTAACCAAGACTTTGATGGCTTGTAAAAAAGCCTTACGTGACGCAGGTTTAAAAGCGGATGACGTTAAAGGTGTTGTCATGGTGGGTGGCTCCACTCGTATGCCTAATGTGCAGCGAGCCGTTGGCGAACTCTTTGGTACTCAACCTTTAAATAACCTCAACCCTGATCAAGTGGTTGCACTCGGTGCGGCGATGCAGGCTGATTTATTAGCTGGAAATCAAAGCAAGGATGACGAATGGCTTCTGTTAGACGTCATTCCACTATCTCTTGGTATTGAAACCATGGGCGGTTTGGTAGAAAAAATCATTCCACGTAATACGCCGATTCCGGTTGCTAGAGCGCAAGATTTCACGACCTTTAAAGATGGTCAAACTGCTTTAGCAGTTCAGGTGGTGCAGGGTGAGCGTGAGCTTGCACAAGACTGCCGTTCATTGGGTAAGTTTGAGTTGCGCGGGATACCAGCTATGGCTGCAGGTGCAGCGCGTATTCGAGTTACCTTCCAAGTGGATGCAGATGGTTTGTTGTCTGTAAGCGCTATAGAGCAAGGCTCTGGTGTTCAAGCATCGATTGATATCAAGCCGTCTTATGGCCTAACAGATGCAGAAATTACCCGCATGTTACAAGATGGTTTTGCATCTGCAAAAGAGGATCTTCTCTCTAGATCATTGCGTGAGGAGCAAGTGAATGCCCAGCGCCTACTTGATGCAGTACAAACTGCTTTGGATAGCGATCGCAATCTTCTCAATGAAAACGAGCAAGCTGCAATTGATCGTGAGATGGCAGTGCTGCAAAAGATTTTGAATGAAGAGGCTGATAGTGCTATTGTGCGCAAAGCAGTTGATCATGCCGCAAAAGCAACCGATGAATTTGCACAAAAGCGAATGAACGCAAGTATTCAAAAAGCTTTATCTGGCAAGAATGTTGCCGAAATCTAA
- the fdx gene encoding ISC system 2Fe-2S type ferredoxin, whose product MTQIVVLPHSEYCPEGAVVEVAPGTSICEALLDNDIPIEHACDMVCACTTCHVVIKEGFQSLNPPDENEEDMLDRAWGLNPQSRLSCQAIVAKEDLVIEIPKYSINHAKENH is encoded by the coding sequence ATGACTCAAATCGTCGTACTACCGCATAGTGAGTATTGCCCTGAAGGCGCTGTTGTAGAGGTTGCTCCAGGCACTTCGATTTGCGAAGCTTTGCTAGACAATGACATTCCTATTGAGCATGCCTGCGATATGGTCTGCGCATGCACTACCTGTCACGTAGTCATAAAGGAGGGGTTTCAAAGTCTTAACCCGCCCGATGAAAATGAAGAGGATATGCTCGATCGCGCCTGGGGTCTGAACCCTCAATCGCGCTTGTCCTGCCAAGCCATTGTGGCGAAAGAGGATCTGGTGATTGAAATCCCTAAATATTCAATCAATCACGCCAAAGAAAACCATTAA
- a CDS encoding LysR substrate-binding domain-containing protein: MSSIKTLKNFLAITRHKSVASAAREIGLTAAAAGQQLQQLEREIGLELFDRTKRSLTLNAHGRSLIEPIQEIVARYEALGSDLKSDLSGTIVLGALVSTLMGAFGKTLNELKQNFPSLEVKLIAGLSSNFLDQVLDGSLDAAIVTESPYALPQNVQWTELYKEPMILIAPAPQSKRQPNSAYADARLPFIRFERNTWTGHLVDQTIKANKLMIEEGMELNSVEAIIELVRQGLGYSIVPQLANIAWEKDRQLSIKELSGKTIYRKVGLLERKKHSRQNVTQLIKQQFLLGTTKST; encoded by the coding sequence ATGTCCAGCATCAAAACCCTCAAGAACTTCTTAGCGATCACCCGCCACAAGAGTGTTGCATCCGCGGCCAGAGAAATTGGCTTAACTGCAGCCGCTGCAGGCCAGCAGCTGCAGCAATTGGAAAGGGAAATTGGTCTCGAGCTATTTGATCGAACCAAGCGCTCTCTTACCCTAAATGCACATGGCAGATCGCTGATTGAGCCCATCCAAGAAATTGTGGCTCGCTACGAGGCTCTTGGTTCGGACCTGAAATCAGATCTCAGCGGCACTATTGTTTTAGGGGCTCTCGTATCGACCCTGATGGGTGCATTCGGCAAAACCTTGAATGAATTAAAGCAAAACTTTCCCAGTCTAGAGGTAAAGTTAATCGCGGGCTTATCGAGCAATTTTCTTGATCAAGTCCTAGACGGCAGCCTTGATGCGGCAATTGTTACAGAGTCACCATATGCGCTACCTCAAAATGTCCAATGGACAGAGCTATACAAAGAGCCGATGATTTTGATCGCACCAGCCCCTCAATCAAAGAGACAGCCAAACTCAGCCTACGCTGATGCTCGGTTACCCTTTATTAGATTTGAGAGAAATACGTGGACTGGACACTTAGTTGATCAAACAATTAAAGCTAATAAGCTAATGATTGAAGAGGGTATGGAGCTTAATTCTGTTGAGGCAATTATTGAGCTAGTGAGACAAGGACTTGGCTATTCAATAGTTCCGCAGCTTGCCAATATCGCCTGGGAAAAAGATCGACAACTATCGATTAAAGAGTTATCAGGAAAAACAATTTACCGGAAAGTGGGCTTACTAGAACGCAAGAAGCACAGCCGACAAAACGTCACCCAACTCATCAAGCAACAATTTTTATTGGGCACTACTAAAAGCACCTAA
- a CDS encoding succinate dehydrogenase/fumarate reductase iron-sulfur subunit, with protein sequence MSNTDLKVRVWRGSQEGEFVEYLVPRNPNQTVLDVVTYIQRKLDPTLSYRFACRVGMCGSCAMTVNGVARWTCRTHVSQILQGDSLEIAPLNNLPIIKDLATDMREFFNKWKGAVGFFKGNQTRHDDFAKVEPNSEERQLANAGIECIGCGVCYASCEVVESRPNYLGPAALNRAWTLTNDVRDIQQLERMRAVAGDAGCHACHTQGSCTERCPKAIEPTASIAGLKKLVAKAAVRGSKWGKL encoded by the coding sequence ATGTCAAATACTGATCTCAAAGTAAGGGTATGGCGCGGCTCTCAAGAAGGGGAGTTTGTTGAGTACTTGGTGCCACGCAATCCAAATCAAACAGTTTTGGATGTGGTGACCTATATCCAAAGAAAACTCGACCCCACTTTAAGTTATCGCTTTGCGTGTCGAGTTGGCATGTGCGGATCATGCGCAATGACTGTCAATGGAGTTGCTCGCTGGACTTGTCGTACTCATGTATCTCAAATTCTTCAGGGTGATTCATTAGAGATTGCCCCCTTGAACAACTTGCCCATTATTAAAGACCTCGCAACAGACATGCGAGAGTTTTTTAATAAGTGGAAAGGTGCCGTTGGGTTCTTTAAAGGCAATCAAACCCGCCATGATGATTTTGCTAAGGTTGAACCAAATTCTGAAGAGCGTCAGTTGGCGAACGCAGGCATCGAGTGTATTGGTTGTGGCGTTTGTTATGCTTCTTGTGAGGTTGTAGAGTCTAGACCAAACTATCTTGGGCCTGCCGCTCTAAATCGTGCCTGGACGTTAACGAATGATGTGAGGGATATTCAGCAATTAGAGCGTATGCGTGCAGTTGCCGGTGATGCTGGTTGCCATGCCTGTCATACGCAAGGCTCCTGTACTGAGCGTTGCCCTAAGGCTATCGAGCCGACCGCAAGTATTGCAGGTTTGAAGAAGTTGGTTGCAAAGGCTGCGGTGCGCGGAAGCAAGTGGGGCAAGTTATGA
- a CDS encoding succinate dehydrogenase, with translation MSPGVLQAKLWYAQRISAMVLGLCVAIHLLIIFYAIRGGLSAQEILGRTQGNVLFAIFYEVFVIACFVHAPIGVVNILQETFPKSGLARPLSWILALLILVFGTTAVIGVFTGGQI, from the coding sequence ATGAGTCCCGGTGTATTGCAAGCCAAGCTCTGGTATGCACAAAGAATTAGTGCCATGGTTCTCGGCCTTTGTGTGGCCATTCATTTGTTGATTATCTTTTATGCAATTAGAGGTGGTTTAAGTGCACAAGAGATTTTGGGTAGGACCCAAGGCAACGTGCTATTTGCCATCTTTTATGAAGTGTTTGTCATAGCCTGTTTTGTGCATGCGCCAATCGGCGTTGTTAATATTTTGCAAGAGACTTTTCCTAAGAGTGGTCTAGCAAGACCCCTGTCTTGGATTCTGGCTCTTCTGATTTTGGTTTTTGGCACTACTGCTGTCATTGGTGTTTTTACAGGCGGTCAGATATGA
- the sdhC gene encoding succinate dehydrogenase, cytochrome b556 subunit codes for MSSRPKLDYRAKSHLSYFAYACHRISGLLLACFIPLHFLMLSQSLRGAQGFERSLALTDFWVFKFGEWALVILLAVHLAGGIRLLMIEFGPWKGLRKGWIQTSILFAIACGLLFLYFAN; via the coding sequence ATGAGCTCCAGACCAAAATTGGATTACCGCGCTAAAAGCCACCTGTCTTATTTTGCATATGCGTGTCATCGAATATCCGGTTTGTTATTGGCATGCTTTATTCCATTGCACTTTCTGATGCTGTCTCAATCATTGCGAGGTGCACAAGGTTTTGAGAGATCCCTGGCCTTAACTGATTTTTGGGTCTTCAAGTTCGGAGAGTGGGCCTTAGTGATCTTGTTGGCAGTGCATTTGGCTGGGGGGATCCGCTTGTTAATGATTGAGTTTGGCCCATGGAAGGGATTGCGCAAGGGCTGGATTCAGACTTCCATCTTGTTCGCTATAGCTTGCGGACTTTTATTTTTATATTTTGCTAATTGA
- a CDS encoding fumarate hydratase — protein sequence MQLQMNLVEEACKELYIRALKVLPDDIKAGINKLDSAETDSRAQVVLKTMITNIAVAEREDNLLCQDTGLPIYNVKIGRNVQFDGMELKAAIRKGCERATKEYPLRSSVVHPITRKNNHTSCGIDMPAIHIDFFDESESVEIEMVPKGSGSENNSFLKMAIPADGIKGVKAFVIESVVSAGGKTCPPTIVGVGIGGTSDQCVAMAKRAATRELGSVCSDEEGAKLEKELSAAVNQLGIGPQGLGGDGTAFAVQVELAHTHITLNPVAVNMQCHSARRARATFTPTGVTYGF from the coding sequence ATGCAATTACAAATGAATTTAGTAGAAGAGGCTTGTAAGGAGCTCTACATTCGCGCCCTTAAAGTTCTGCCTGATGACATTAAGGCTGGCATTAATAAATTAGATAGCGCTGAAACTGACTCGCGAGCTCAGGTGGTATTAAAGACCATGATTACCAATATCGCAGTGGCAGAACGCGAAGATAATTTGCTTTGCCAAGATACGGGCTTACCGATCTACAACGTTAAGATTGGTAGAAATGTCCAATTCGATGGCATGGAATTAAAGGCGGCTATTCGTAAGGGATGCGAGCGTGCAACTAAGGAATATCCGCTTAGATCCTCGGTGGTCCATCCGATCACTCGCAAAAATAATCACACCTCTTGTGGAATCGATATGCCTGCCATCCACATTGATTTTTTTGATGAGTCAGAATCAGTTGAGATTGAAATGGTGCCAAAGGGAAGTGGCTCTGAGAACAATTCATTTTTAAAAATGGCAATACCTGCAGATGGCATCAAAGGTGTTAAAGCATTTGTGATTGAGAGCGTTGTCTCTGCTGGCGGCAAAACTTGCCCGCCAACCATTGTTGGAGTTGGCATCGGAGGTACGTCAGATCAATGTGTAGCCATGGCAAAGCGTGCTGCAACCCGTGAGTTAGGAAGTGTATGCAGCGATGAAGAGGGGGCCAAGTTAGAGAAAGAGCTTAGCGCCGCCGTCAATCAACTAGGTATTGGCCCACAAGGATTGGGTGGCGATGGAACTGCTTTTGCAGTTCAAGTTGAGCTGGCTCACACTCACATTACTTTGAACCCGGTTGCAGTCAATATGCAGTGTCACTCCGCTCGCAGAGCGCGTGCAACATTTACGCCTACCGGCGTGACTTACGGATTCTAG
- a CDS encoding fumarate hydratase C-terminal domain-containing protein produces MAHYNLATPVSEEDIRKLRINDTVTLQNTLFGIRDATQIHMFDHDRKTRFDLNGHAVIHTAPNVRKVPVSKEFPAGYEPICIGTTTSDRMERFTRPLMTQNGVRMIVGKGGMREGSAEAFKELGGVYLAIIGGTAALETTWIEQIEDVDMDDLNPESLWRFKIKDFGPLLVAMDSHGGSIYQEVKSDVASKKEAVLKSLGITS; encoded by the coding sequence ATGGCACATTACAACCTTGCTACACCGGTAAGCGAAGAAGATATCCGCAAGCTCCGTATTAACGATACCGTGACTTTGCAAAATACATTGTTTGGCATTCGTGATGCAACTCAGATTCATATGTTTGACCATGATCGTAAAACGCGATTTGATTTGAATGGTCACGCAGTCATTCATACAGCTCCGAATGTTCGTAAGGTTCCGGTAAGCAAAGAGTTCCCTGCAGGATATGAGCCTATTTGCATTGGCACGACTACCTCAGACCGCATGGAGAGATTCACTCGTCCTTTGATGACTCAAAACGGTGTGCGCATGATTGTAGGTAAGGGTGGTATGCGTGAGGGATCTGCTGAGGCTTTTAAGGAGTTGGGTGGCGTATACCTAGCGATTATTGGCGGCACTGCAGCGCTTGAGACCACCTGGATAGAACAGATTGAAGATGTGGATATGGATGATCTCAATCCAGAATCTTTATGGCGCTTCAAGATTAAAGATTTTGGCCCATTGTTGGTGGCAATGGATAGTCATGGCGGGAGTATCTATCAAGAAGTGAAGAGCGATGTTGCTAGTAAAAAAGAAGCGGTACTAAAAAGCCTTGGGATTACCTCATGA